Genomic DNA from Amycolatopsis alba DSM 44262:
GGTGCACGCGAAGCCGACGTTCTTCATGAACCGCGGTTCGCTGAGCCTGCGCGCCAACGAGATCCGCGCGGTCGGCATCGGCGAACTGCTCGCGCGGATCGAGCGGCTGCGACGGCTGCTGGCCGCCGAAGGCCTGTTCGCGCCCGAACGCAAACGCAAAATCCCCTTCCTGCCCAAGGGAATCGGGCTGATCACCGGCCGCGCGTCCGCCGCCGAACGCGACGTACTGGTCAACGCGCAAGCCCGCTGGCCGCATGTCGCGTTCAAGGTCATCAACACCGCCGTGCAGGGTTCGCTCGCCGTCCCGCAGATCCTCCAGGCATTGTCCAAACTGGACCGCGACCCGGACGTCGACGTCATCGTGATCGCGCGCGGCGGCGGCAGCGTGGAAGATCTCCTGCCGTTCTCCGACGAGGCACTGTGCCGCGCGGTGTCGGCGGCCGGGACCCCGGTGGTCAGCGCCATCGGGCACGAACCCGACACCCCGCTGCTCGACCACGTCGCCGATCTCCGCTGCTCGACGCCGACCGACGCCAGCAAGCGGATCGTGCCCGACGTGCGCGAAGAGACCCAGCGCGTCCGCCAGATGCGCGACCGCGGCCGCCGCGCCCTGCACGGCTGGGTGGACACCCAGGTCAGGTTGCTGAACCAGACACGCAGCCGTCCCGTGCTCGCCGATCCGCTCGGCCCGATCCAGCGGCGCTCCGACGACGTCGAGATCCACCGCGAACGCGGTCGCCGCGCGATGCTCACCCTGCTCGCCAAGGACCAGGCGGAGATCGCCAGCGCCCGCGCGCGGCTGACCGCGCTCGGCCCCGCGGCGACCCTCGAACGCGGTTACGCGGTGGTGCAGTACACCGACGCCGAAGGCAACCTCCAGGTACTCCGGTCCGTCTCCGAGGTCGTGGACGGCGCGAACCTGCGCGTCCGCGTGGTCGACGGCGCGCTCGGCGCCGTCGTCTCGGGCGTACCGGAGGAGGAGCGTTGACGGCGATTTTCCTGCCCATGACCGTCGACGCCGCGCGACGCGCCGACGCCCCCGACGTGCTGCGCAACGCCCTGCTGACCGAACGAGCCGCCACGGAATGCTGGACGGTGCTGCTGGCGGGCTGCGAACTCGTCGGCAACCTCGGCCTCGACGCCCAGCTGCGGAAACTGTCGGAAGCGACGGCCGAGCACGTCGGCACCCGATGGTGGTTCGCGGACGGCACCCTGCACCGCAAACGGGTGGCGAGAGCCCAGGAGAACCTGGTCGCGGCGATCGCGGAGGGTGATGGTCAGGAGTTCGCTCTCGCCTTCGTGGGTTACGACAACGCCATGGCCGGCGCGGTAGTGTGCGCGGGTATCGGCAAGCACCGACGTCCGGTAGAAGGAAGCACAGCGTGAGCAAACCCGGTGGCGAGACCGCCGAACTCGGCTACGAGCAGGCCCGCGACAGGCTGGTGGAGGTCGTCCGCGAGCTCGAAGCGGGCGGGCTGTCCCTGGAACAGTCGCTGGCCCTGTGGGAGAAGGGCGAGCAGCTGGCGAAGGTCTGCGAGCACCACCTCGAAGGCGCACGCGAGCGGATCGAGGCCGCGCTGTCGTCGGTCGAGGACGAGGCCGGCAACGGTCAGTGACGTTCACCATGCTCCTGAGCCACCGAACCACCGTGGGTATCTGAGAGACTGGGACCCCGCCGAGTTCCCTGATCCGGGAGGCAGCATGCCCACCCCCACCTCGTCCGCCAGCTCTTCCCGACGCCCTGAAGCGCCCGATCGCAACCTCGCGATGGAACTGGTCCGCGTGACCGAAGCCGCCGCGATGGCCGCGGGCCGCTGGGTGGGGCGCGGGGACAAGATCGGCGGTGACGGTGCCGCCGTGGACGCGATGCGCCAGCTCGTCTCGACCGTGTCGATGCGCGGTGTCGTCGTCATCGGCGAAGGCGAGAAGGACGAAGCCCCGATGCTGTTCAACGGGGAAGAGGTCGGCAACGGCGACGGGCCGGACTGCGACGTCGCGGTCGACCCGGTCGACGGGACGACCCTGATGGCCAAGGGCATGCCGAACGCCCTCGCCGTGCTCGCGGTCGCCGAACGCGGCGCGATGTTCGACCCGTCCGCGGTGTTCTACATGGAGAAGCTCGCCGTCGGCCCCGACGCCGCGGGCAAGGTCGACCTGGCCGCCCCGGTCGCGGAGAACATCCGCCGGGTCGCGAAGGCCAAGAACTCCAGCGTCTCCGACGTCACCGTGTGCATCCTCGACCGGCCGCGCCACGAACAGCTGATCAAGGAGGTCCGCGAGGCGGGCGCCCGGATCAGGTTCATCTCCGACGGTGACGTCGCGGGCGCGATCGCCGCGGCCCGGCCGAGCACCGGCGTCGACATGCTGCTCGGTATCGGCGGCACCCCCGAAGGCATCATCGCGGCCTGCGCGATGAAGTGCCTCGGCGGCGAACTGCAGGGCCGCCTGTGGCCGAAGGACGACGCGGAGCGCGAGAAGGCGCTGGCCGCGGGCCACGACCTCGACCGCGTCCTCGGCAACGACGACCTCGTCCGCGGCGACAACGTGTTCTTCTGCGCCACCGGCGTCACCGACGGCGACCTGCTGCGCGGCGTGCACTACCGCGCGGGCGGCGCGACGACCCAGTCGATCGTGATGCGGTCGAAGTCCGGCACGGTCCGGATGATCGACGGCTACCACCGGCTGACCAAACTCCGCTCGTACTCGTCCGTCAACTTCGACGGCCACCTCGACGATTCACTGGAAGACGACGTCGTTCCCCCGCTCCCCTAAGGAGAATCCGTGCTCAAGCGCGTGCTCGTGGTCCTGCTCGCGGCGATGATCTTCACGCCGGTCGGGCAGGCCACGGGTGCGGGCGACCTCGTCGGCGGCAGAGAGGCCGACGAGCCGTATCCGTTCATCGCGTCGCTGCATTCGGCCTCCGGCAAGGCTTTCTGCGCCGGGGCGCTGATCGCGGCGGACTGGCTGGTGACGGCGGGGCACTGTGTCGAGAGCAAGAACCCGGCGAACCTGAGCGTGCGGATCGGCAGCAACGACAACACCCAGGGCGGCGAGATCGCGAAACCCGCCGAGGTCGTCGTGAACCCGTCCTACAACCCCGACCCCGAGCACGCCGGCGGCGATCTCGCCCTGGTGCGGCTGGCCGCACCGGTGAAGGCGGCGCCGATCACGCTCGGGGCGGTCGTGGCGCCGGGGACGCCGACGCGGCTGCTCGGCTGGGGCCAGACCTGCCCGACTTCGGGCTGCGGCAAGGGCCCCGCGAAGCTGCAGCAACTGGACACGAAAATCGTCGAAGGCGTGCGCTGTTCCGCGAAGTTCGACGGCGCCGTCGAGTTGTGCACCGACAATCCCGGCGGGAAATCGGGCTCGTGCTACGGCGATTCCGGCGGGCCGGAGGTCGCCAAGGTGGACGACAAGTGGGTGCTGCTGGGCACGATCAGCCGTCCGGGCAACGCCGACCCGGTGTGCGCGACTTCGCCGTCGATCGCGACTTCGGTGGTGGCTTACGCGCAGTGGATCGCGGAAAAGATCGCACCGCCCGCGTGACGCCCTACTCGGCGTTGCTCGAATGCCCAGGGAACAGATGCGCGTCCGGGTTCAACGCGACCGCGATGTTGTTGACCGCCGTCGCCGCTTCCCCGAACCCGGTCGCGATCAGCTTCACCTTCCCCGGATACGCCGCGACGTCGCCCGCCGCGTAGACCCGCTCCCGCGGGGTCGCCATGGTCGGGTCGACGGCGATCGCGCGGTGGTCGATCTGGAGCCCCCAGCTTTCGATCGGCCCGAGATCCGCGGTGAACCCGAGCGCGGCGACCACCGTGTCGGCGCGCAGCAGTTCGGGTTCTGCGCCCTTGGCCTGGACCTCGACCTCCGCCAGCGCGCCGTCGCGGTCGAGGAACCGGGTGACCTCGGCGTCGGTGACGATCCGCACGCCGAGGTCCCGCGCCTGCCGCACGATCGACTCGGCGGCGCGGAACTTCGCGCGCCGGTGCACGAGGGTGACGCTCGCGGCGACCGGATGCAGTGCGAGCACCCAGTCGAACGCCGAGTCCCCGCCGCCGACGACGACCACGTGCTGACCGGCGTGCGCCTGCAGCGCGGGCACGAAGTGGACCATGCCGCGGCCGAGCCAGCCGTCACCGGCGGGCAGCGGACGTGGGGTGAACTCGCCGATCCCGGCGGTGATCAGCACCGCGCCCGCGCGCAGTACCTGGCCGCCGTCGAGGGTGATGGTGATGCCGTCTTCGACGCTTTCGAGTTTTTCGGCCTTGCGCCCGAGCAGGTACGCGGGTTTCCACGGCGCGGCCTGGTCGAGCAGGCCCTGCACCAGATCGCGGCCGCGGACCTCGGCGAACCCGCCGACGTCGTAGATCATCTTTTCGGGGTACATCGCGGTGACCTGTCCGCCTGCCTCCGGCAGTGAATCCACGACGGCCATCGAAAGACCGCGGAATCCCGCGTAGTAGGCGGCGAAAAGACCCGTCGGACCGGCCCCGATGATGACGAGGTCGTACGACGTTTCCCCAGCGGACTCGCTCATTCGGCACTCTCCCGGAAGGTGGTGGGGGGCGTGATCGAGAACACATTCGATCCTAGCGCTCGCGTGCCGAAAGACACGGAGCGCGCCGGGAGCCGCTGCGCGAGACTTGGGGTATGGCTGAACAGGAATACCGGATCGAACACGACACCATGGGCGAGGTGCGCGTCCCCGTCGACGCCCTCTACCGCGCGCAGACGCAGCGCGCCGTCGAGAACTTCCCGATCTCCGGCCGGGGCCTGGAGCGCGCCCAGATCCGCGCGCTCGGCCTGCTCAAGGCCGCCGCCGCGCGGGTCAACGCGAAGCTCGGCGTGCTGGACGCCGAGGTCGCCGAGGCCATCGCGAAGGCCGCCGACGAGGTCGCCGATGGCAAGCACGACGCGCATTTCCCGATCGACGTGTTCCAGACCGGTTCCGGGACCTCGTCGAACATGAACGCCAACGAGGTCATCGCGACGCTCGCGTCGAAGGCGCTGGGCCGCGACGTGCATCCGAACGATCACGTCAACGCTTCGCAGTCTTCGAACGACACCTTCCCGACGACGATCCACGTCGCCGCGACGGAAGCCGTGCTGTCCGACGTGGTCCCGGCCCTGGAGTACCTGGCCGCCGCCATCGAGACGCGCGCGGCCGACTGGGCGGACATCGTGAAGTCCGGCCGCACGCACCTGATGGACGCCGTGCCGATCACCTTCGGCCAGGAGGCGGGCGCATGGGCGTCGCAGGTCAGGTTCGGTGTCGAGCGGCTGAAGTCGGGCCTGCCGCGACTCGGGGAACTGCCGATCGGCGGCACGGCGGTCGGTTCCGGCCTGAACGCGCCTGAAGGCTTCGGCGCGGCCGTTTCGCAGGAGCTGGCTTCGGTGACCGGGCTCCCGCTGACCGAGGCGCGTGACCACTTCGAGGCGCAGGCGACGCAGGACAGCGTCGTCGAGACGTCCGGGCATCTGCGCACGGTCGCGGTGTCGCTGAACAAGATCGCGAACGACCTGCGCTGGCTGGGTTCCGGCCCGCGTACCGGGCTCGCCGAACTGGCGCTGCCGGATCTGCAGCCGGGTTCGTCGATCATGCCGGGCAAGGTGAACCCGGTGATCCCGGAGGCGACGCTGCAGGTGGTCGCCCAGGTGATCGGGAACGACGCGGCGGTCGCCTTCGCGGGTGCGGCGGGCAACTTCCAGCTCAACGTGAACCTGCCGGTGATCGCGCGCAACGTGCTCGAATCGGCGCGGTTGCTCGCGGCGGTGTCGCGGCTGCTGGCGGACAAGGTGTTCGCGGGCGTGACGGTGAACGCCGACCGCGCGCGGGAGTACGCCGAGGGTTCGCCTTCGATCGTGACGCCGCTGAACAAGTACATCGGCTACGAAGAGGCCGCCGCGATCGCGAAGCTGGCGCTCAAGGAGCTGAAGACGATCCGCGAGGTCGTGATCGAACGCGGTCACGTCGCGAACGGCAAGCTCACCGAGGCCCAGCTGGACGAAGCCCTCGACGTGCTCCGCATGGCGCGCGGAGGCCGCTAAGCGCCGAGAGCGACCACAGCCGCGTGGAGTGGTGAGGCGAGCGAAGCCGCCAGCCCACCCGAAGGCGGTGTCTCGGTGAACAGGTGCAGCCACGTCAGCACCGGGCCGAGCAAGATCGCGTGCACGAGTGCCGGATCGGGCCGTCGTGAGAGTTCCCCTCTCGCGACGGCCCTTTCCAGCATCAGGACCAGATATTCGCGTTCACGCCCGAGGAAGACCTCCCCGAACCGCGCTTCCAGCACCGGATCCGCCCGGACGTCGGCGAGCAGCGACGGCAGCGCCTGCCGTAGTTCCGCGCTGTCCAAAGAGGACTGGATCACCTCGAGGACCGCCGCCACGTCGCCCCGCAGCGAGCCGGT
This window encodes:
- the xseA gene encoding exodeoxyribonuclease VII large subunit, whose amino-acid sequence is MSAEPTSAPAGPSTSAENPWPVRTVARKVGEWINRLGAVWVEGQVTQISARQGTNTAFLTLRDPSADVSMSVTCPMGLLRTIEPPLREGASVVVHAKPTFFMNRGSLSLRANEIRAVGIGELLARIERLRRLLAAEGLFAPERKRKIPFLPKGIGLITGRASAAERDVLVNAQARWPHVAFKVINTAVQGSLAVPQILQALSKLDRDPDVDVIVIARGGGSVEDLLPFSDEALCRAVSAAGTPVVSAIGHEPDTPLLDHVADLRCSTPTDASKRIVPDVREETQRVRQMRDRGRRALHGWVDTQVRLLNQTRSRPVLADPLGPIQRRSDDVEIHRERGRRAMLTLLAKDQAEIASARARLTALGPAATLERGYAVVQYTDAEGNLQVLRSVSEVVDGANLRVRVVDGALGAVVSGVPEEER
- a CDS encoding exodeoxyribonuclease VII small subunit, which translates into the protein MSKPGGETAELGYEQARDRLVEVVRELEAGGLSLEQSLALWEKGEQLAKVCEHHLEGARERIEAALSSVEDEAGNGQ
- the glpX gene encoding class II fructose-bisphosphatase, giving the protein MPTPTSSASSSRRPEAPDRNLAMELVRVTEAAAMAAGRWVGRGDKIGGDGAAVDAMRQLVSTVSMRGVVVIGEGEKDEAPMLFNGEEVGNGDGPDCDVAVDPVDGTTLMAKGMPNALAVLAVAERGAMFDPSAVFYMEKLAVGPDAAGKVDLAAPVAENIRRVAKAKNSSVSDVTVCILDRPRHEQLIKEVREAGARIRFISDGDVAGAIAAARPSTGVDMLLGIGGTPEGIIAACAMKCLGGELQGRLWPKDDAEREKALAAGHDLDRVLGNDDLVRGDNVFFCATGVTDGDLLRGVHYRAGGATTQSIVMRSKSGTVRMIDGYHRLTKLRSYSSVNFDGHLDDSLEDDVVPPLP
- a CDS encoding S1 family peptidase, translated to MLKRVLVVLLAAMIFTPVGQATGAGDLVGGREADEPYPFIASLHSASGKAFCAGALIAADWLVTAGHCVESKNPANLSVRIGSNDNTQGGEIAKPAEVVVNPSYNPDPEHAGGDLALVRLAAPVKAAPITLGAVVAPGTPTRLLGWGQTCPTSGCGKGPAKLQQLDTKIVEGVRCSAKFDGAVELCTDNPGGKSGSCYGDSGGPEVAKVDDKWVLLGTISRPGNADPVCATSPSIATSVVAYAQWIAEKIAPPA
- a CDS encoding NAD(P)/FAD-dependent oxidoreductase; its protein translation is MSESAGETSYDLVIIGAGPTGLFAAYYAGFRGLSMAVVDSLPEAGGQVTAMYPEKMIYDVGGFAEVRGRDLVQGLLDQAAPWKPAYLLGRKAEKLESVEDGITITLDGGQVLRAGAVLITAGIGEFTPRPLPAGDGWLGRGMVHFVPALQAHAGQHVVVVGGGDSAFDWVLALHPVAASVTLVHRRAKFRAAESIVRQARDLGVRIVTDAEVTRFLDRDGALAEVEVQAKGAEPELLRADTVVAALGFTADLGPIESWGLQIDHRAIAVDPTMATPRERVYAAGDVAAYPGKVKLIATGFGEAATAVNNIAVALNPDAHLFPGHSSNAE
- a CDS encoding class II fumarate hydratase, which encodes MAEQEYRIEHDTMGEVRVPVDALYRAQTQRAVENFPISGRGLERAQIRALGLLKAAAARVNAKLGVLDAEVAEAIAKAADEVADGKHDAHFPIDVFQTGSGTSSNMNANEVIATLASKALGRDVHPNDHVNASQSSNDTFPTTIHVAATEAVLSDVVPALEYLAAAIETRAADWADIVKSGRTHLMDAVPITFGQEAGAWASQVRFGVERLKSGLPRLGELPIGGTAVGSGLNAPEGFGAAVSQELASVTGLPLTEARDHFEAQATQDSVVETSGHLRTVAVSLNKIANDLRWLGSGPRTGLAELALPDLQPGSSIMPGKVNPVIPEATLQVVAQVIGNDAAVAFAGAAGNFQLNVNLPVIARNVLESARLLAAVSRLLADKVFAGVTVNADRAREYAEGSPSIVTPLNKYIGYEEAAAIAKLALKELKTIREVVIERGHVANGKLTEAQLDEALDVLRMARGGR
- a CDS encoding TetR/AcrR family transcriptional regulator, whose product is MARGRPREEGIDDAVRGAVRALLTETGYQRCTIDAVAARAGVGKAAVYRRWRSKAELVFAAVVHPVELEPPEDTGSLRGDVAAVLEVIQSSLDSAELRQALPSLLADVRADPVLEARFGEVFLGREREYLVLMLERAVARGELSRRPDPALVHAILLGPVLTWLHLFTETPPSGGLAASLASPLHAAVVALGA